The DNA segment CGTATTTTTCCAGTTTTGCTCTACCAACGCCGTCAATATTCAAGAATTCTTCATCGCTCATTGGTCTTTCGGCTTCGAGTTGTTTCAAAGTGGCGTCGTTAAAAATGATGTAAGCAGGAACTTCTTCTTGTTTGGCAATTTCGGCGCGCAGTTTTCTAAGAGTTTCAAAAAGGGAATTGGCTGATGCTTTAGTTGCTCGTTCTTTAATTTCTGGTTTGTCTTTGCTTATTTTTTGAACCGTTGTCAATTGTACTTTCTCGCCTTCAAACAAAACTTTCTTGGCAAAGGGTGTCAATTTTATTTTGTTTTGCTGGTGAAAAGCAATCTCGCAATAGCCTAAATTGATTAGTTGAATGATGTATTGGTTCCAATCATACCAAGAAATATCGGCACCTACATTGTATGTTTTCAAATTCTGATAACCTTTGTCATAAATGGAAGCATTTTTGGAACCTCTCAAAAAGTCAACAATCACGGGTAATGCCTCCGATTCTTGCAAACGAATTACCGCCGATAATGCTTTTTGGGCAATGATGGTTCCATCGAAAAAAGCGGGTGGATTTTTGCAAATGTCGCAATTGCCGCAATTTTCGGTAACCAATTCCCCAAAATAGGAAAGCAAAATTTTTCGACGACAACTTAGTGCATCTGCATATTGCTTCATTCGTTCCAGTTTGGCCAATTGTACTTCGGCATTCAAGCCTTCGGAAGCAAATTTTTGCAACTGGATCATGTCGCCATAACTTTCGAACAAAACCGTTTCCGATGGCAAACCATCGCGACCGGCACGTCCAATTTCTTGATAATACCCTTCAATATTTTTGGGTAAATTGTAATGAATAACCCAACGCACATTGGATTTGTCGATGCCCATTCCGAAAGCAATAGTGGCGCAAACTACCTGACATTCGTCATTTATGAATTCATCCTGCGTTTTCGAACGAAGTTTACTGTCCAAACCTGCATGATAAGCTTTGGCGTTAATTCCAATTTTTTGCAATTTTTCGGCAAGCTCTTCCGTGGTTTTTCGGCTTAAGCAATAGATAATACCACATTCGTTGGGCTTGTCTTTGATGAAATCGATGATTTGTTTGACACGGTCTAAAGCAGGACGCACTTCCAGGCTTAAATTTTTCCTGTCGAATGAAGCAACAAATGTTTTTGGGTTGACCAAATTCAATTGTTCCGTGATATCCGTTCGGGTTGCTTTATCGGCAGTTGCGGTCAATGCCAGAATTGGAGTAGAAGGGAAGCGGTTTTTTAGATAACCCAAATTGGTATAAGCCGGACGGAAATCGTGTCCCCAAGCCGAAATGCAATGCGCTTCGTCAATGGCAATTAAACTCACAATGATTTGACTGAAAGCATTTTCGAGATAAGATAAACTTTCGGGAGCCACATAAACTAACTTGACTTTGTTGTCTTTTAGGTTTTGAAAATGAAATTCTTGTTCTTCATTGGATTGACTGCTGTTGATGAAACAGGCAGCAATTCCGTTGGCTTTCAAGCTGTCGACTTGGTCTTTCATCAAGGCAATCAGCGGCGAAATCACGATCGTGATTCCCGGCAGGACCAAAGCGGGGAGCTGAAAACAAATGGATTTCCCTCCGCCGGTTGGCATAATTGCCAATGTGTCTTGTCCGGAAAGGATGCAATTGATGATGTCTTCTTGATTGGGCCTGAATTTTTCAAACCCGAAATTTTCTTTGAGTTTGGCGTGTAAAATGGATGTTGTCATTATGGCGTATATTTTTGACTAAAGTAATAAAAAAAGGAACTCGATTAGGAGTTCCTTATAATATTTATGTCGGAAAATTAATTATTCCTCGTCTTCATCATCCTCATCTTCAGGGATGTCGCTTTCGTCTGCATCGTCATCGTCGTCGTCGTCTTCTCCGGAAACATCATCGTCTTTGTATTCTGGCTTGTCGTCATCGTCATCGGATGGTGCATCGTCATCATCGTCCAAGCTGATATCTGCGATTGGTTCGATTTCTATTTCATCGTCCTCATCATAATTTTCGATTCTGTCGGCAAGTTTGGTACTCACTTTTACTAAATAAATAGTGTCTTCAGTTCGTACTTCAACGGCTTCGATCAATTCGTTTTTTGCGTTTCTAAAGCGGATAATGTTTGAATCATCATAGCCATCAGGAAATCTTTCTACCAATAAGTTCAAGATTTCGTGTGTAAGTTTTGCGTAGTCAACAATTACTCTTTTCATAAAATATTCTATAAATCTAACAAATAAGCGAAAATTAAAGGAGCAACAATAGTGGCATCCGACTCGATAATAAACTTTGGGGTTTTTATGTCTAATTTACCCCAAGTGATTTTTTCATTTGGCACAGCTCCAGAATACGAACCATAACTGGTTGTCGAATCTGAAATTTGGCAAAAATAGCTCCAGAATGGAATGTCGTGCATTTCCATGTCCTGGTACAACATTGGAACAACGCAAATTGGAAAATCTCCGGCTATTCCTCCACCAATTTGGAAGAAACCTACACCATTCGTGCTGTTTTTTGGATACCAATCAGCCAAGAAAGTCATGTATTCTATTCCTGATTTCATGGTCGAGGCTTTTAGTTCCCCTTTGATTACATAGGAAGCAAAAATGTTTCCCATGGTGCTGTCTTCCCATCCCGGTACAATAATAGGTAAATTTTTCTCGGCAGCCGCATACATCCAGCTGTCTTTTAAGTCAATTTCGTAATATTCTTCCAAAACTCCCGAAAGCAACATCTTGTACATGAATTCGTGAGGGAAATATCTTTCTCCTTTGTCATCGGCATCTTTCCAGATTTTGTAAATGTGTTTTTGCAAACGACGGAATGCTTCGTGTTCAGGAATACAAGTATCGGTAACTCGATTCAGTCCTCTTTCCAATAAAGCCCATTCGTCTTCTGGAGTCAAATCACGGTAGTGTGGCACTCTTTCGTAGTGTGAATGTGCTACCAGGTTCATGATGTCTTCTTCGAGATTTGCACCAGTACAAGAAATGATTTGCACTTTGTCTTGGCGAATTATTTCGGCAAAAATTTTCCCAATTTCGGCGGTACTCATTGCACCAGCCATACTTACCATCATTTTTGCACCATTGGCTAATTGTTGTTCGTAGGCTTTTGCGGCATCAACTAAAGATGCAGAGTTGAAATGCAAATAATGCTTTTCGATAAACTGACTGATTGGTCCTTTACTCATTTTTTTAAATTTAAAGATTTAAAAAACGAAACAATGAAAAACATTTTCAAATGTAACGAATTTTTAAATTAACTGATTGTGTGTTAACTGTTTATTTTTTATTGTATCCTAATATTTCCAAAACTTGATCGGCTGTTTGTTGTTCCGAGAATACTTCGGTTGCCAATATTCCATTTTCATCCTTGTCTATCAGGATGTGTTTCGGCTGTGGAA comes from the Flavobacterium limnophilum genome and includes:
- the recQ gene encoding DNA helicase RecQ, with the protein product MTTSILHAKLKENFGFEKFRPNQEDIINCILSGQDTLAIMPTGGGKSICFQLPALVLPGITIVISPLIALMKDQVDSLKANGIAACFINSSQSNEEQEFHFQNLKDNKVKLVYVAPESLSYLENAFSQIIVSLIAIDEAHCISAWGHDFRPAYTNLGYLKNRFPSTPILALTATADKATRTDITEQLNLVNPKTFVASFDRKNLSLEVRPALDRVKQIIDFIKDKPNECGIIYCLSRKTTEELAEKLQKIGINAKAYHAGLDSKLRSKTQDEFINDECQVVCATIAFGMGIDKSNVRWVIHYNLPKNIEGYYQEIGRAGRDGLPSETVLFESYGDMIQLQKFASEGLNAEVQLAKLERMKQYADALSCRRKILLSYFGELVTENCGNCDICKNPPAFFDGTIIAQKALSAVIRLQESEALPVIVDFLRGSKNASIYDKGYQNLKTYNVGADISWYDWNQYIIQLINLGYCEIAFHQQNKIKLTPFAKKVLFEGEKVQLTTVQKISKDKPEIKERATKASANSLFETLRKLRAEIAKQEEVPAYIIFNDATLKQLEAERPMSDEEFLNIDGVGRAKLEKYGDVFIKAIIEFQKNKTVRTKKEGSTYKETLEMYQRGLTVDEIAGKRNLGVSTITSHLAKLYSDGHPIDFSSYISKEEISKIAAAKIKLESPNALKPYFDYFEEQIGYDKIRIGLAMIEKEAQK
- a CDS encoding DNA primase; this encodes MKRVIVDYAKLTHEILNLLVERFPDGYDDSNIIRFRNAKNELIEAVEVRTEDTIYLVKVSTKLADRIENYDEDDEIEIEPIADISLDDDDDAPSDDDDDKPEYKDDDVSGEDDDDDDDADESDIPEDEDDEDEE
- a CDS encoding deoxyhypusine synthase family protein, which codes for MSKGPISQFIEKHYLHFNSASLVDAAKAYEQQLANGAKMMVSMAGAMSTAEIGKIFAEIIRQDKVQIISCTGANLEEDIMNLVAHSHYERVPHYRDLTPEDEWALLERGLNRVTDTCIPEHEAFRRLQKHIYKIWKDADDKGERYFPHEFMYKMLLSGVLEEYYEIDLKDSWMYAAAEKNLPIIVPGWEDSTMGNIFASYVIKGELKASTMKSGIEYMTFLADWYPKNSTNGVGFFQIGGGIAGDFPICVVPMLYQDMEMHDIPFWSYFCQISDSTTSYGSYSGAVPNEKITWGKLDIKTPKFIIESDATIVAPLIFAYLLDL